The Oecophyllibacter saccharovorans sequence GCAGAAAAAAACGGAGGAGGCGTCGATCAGACGAGATAGCGTTCACCTTGCCGGGCCATCAGAAAATGCACGCCGAGGTCATTTCCCTCATTGAGTTCCTTCTCAATCGTCTCAACAGGATGGGCATCGCGTGCGAAGGTTTCCTTAACATGCGTGCAGATGACATTGAGCCCTTCAAGGGGCCGTTCCCCGCCGCAGATGTCAGCCAGCTGGTGCAGGCTGGCCAGCAGCAGTCGCGGTGTCAGATGGGCGCGCAGCTGGGTGACGGGCTGGCTGTTGGGGTAAGTGGTCTCGATCATGAGGCCGTGCAGGCGCCTGGCGCGAATAGTCGGGGCGACATGGTGCCAGAGCGTGAGGAGTTGGTGTTCCCCGCCAGCCTGATCATGCTGCGTGTCTCCCAGATACAGCAGCTTCTGGCCGTCGCTGTCGAGAAGAAAGGCCGTGGAGGTGAGGTTGCCGTGGCTGAGGGGCCAGGCCTGAAGGCGGAAGCTGGTATGGGGAATTTCCTGCACCTCGCCTGGGGTCATGTCGCGGTAGGTGTATTTCCCCAGGGCCGGCCGGGCACCCATATTGCCCATGTTGCCCCAGATCTCGTTGTTGAAGAGATTCTCGGCAATCAGCTTGCGCGTCTGGGGGAGCAGGTAGATGGGCTTGGGCGTGTCGTCAGGCGACGTGAGCACCAGGCCTGCCACATGATCGAGATGGGCATGGCTGATGCAATAGGCACGTATGGTTTCAGTCAGGACCCGTCCGGCCAGGTCCAGGGGGGAGTCCGGGTCCGGTGGCAGAGGAATATCGTCCAGGGCGCCGCTGGCCTGGGCCAGCTTCAGGCCGTTGCCGACGGTTCCGGCATCGCACAGCACGGCTTCATTGCGGTTGAGGGGGCGGATCATATAGGCACTCAGATTGCCGTCGATGATGCCGCTGCGACTTCCCAGAGCAAGAATTTCAA is a genomic window containing:
- a CDS encoding MBL fold metallo-hydrolase — encoded protein: MTQKMHPLSELSLKLESWLQSWLGVRPHRLPGAARSGAREPAASAGPTYVDPNPHFEILALGSRSGIIDGNLSAYMIRPLNRNEAVLCDAGTVGNGLKLAQASGALDDIPLPPDPDSPLDLAGRVLTETIRAYCISHAHLDHVAGLVLTSPDDTPKPIYLLPQTRKLIAENLFNNEIWGNMGNMGARPALGKYTYRDMTPGEVQEIPHTSFRLQAWPLSHGNLTSTAFLLDSDGQKLLYLGDTQHDQAGGEHQLLTLWHHVAPTIRARRLHGLMIETTYPNSQPVTQLRAHLTPRLLLASLHQLADICGGERPLEGLNVICTHVKETFARDAHPVETIEKELNEGNDLGVHFLMARQGERYLV